The Mangrovimonas cancribranchiae nucleotide sequence GCAAAAACAAATTCATATAAAAAATAGAAAAGCTAAATTTCAATACGAAATTTTAGACAAATATACTGCGGGTATTGTTTTACGAGGCACAGAAATAAAATCCATAAGAAATGGTAAAGCGTCTATTGCCGAAAGTTTTTGCGAATTTAACGAGCAAGGCGAACTATTTGTTATTAACATGACGATTGAAGAATATCTTTATGGTTCACATTACAATCATAAACCCAAAGCCGAAAGAAAATTACTACTTAACAGAAGAGAATTAAAAAAACTAGAAAAAGAAGTAAAAAATACTGGTCTTACAATTATTCCTTTAAGCCTTTTTATTAATGATAATGGCTTAGCAAAAATGGCTATTGCTTTAGCTAGAGGTAAAAAACTTTACGATAAACGCGAAACCATTAAAGACCGCGAAAGCAAAAGACGTTTAAACCGTATTAACAAAAGTTTTAATTAAAAAAAAATGAAACACTATTTACTCTTATTCATTTTTATATCAAGTACATTATTGAGCTTTCAATCATACGCACAAAATAGCATAGACACGCTTGATTATTCTGAGAATGTTTCCACATTAGATAAAACGATAAACACTTTATACCAGGTTATTTCAGGCGAAAAAGGTGAAGCTCGTAATTGGCCCCTTTTTAAGCACCTTTTTAAACCCAATGCTAAGTTAATTCCTTCAGGAAAACGCAACGATTCTATTTACGGTGTAAGATATCTCTCTCCAGACGATTACATAAACACTTCTGGACAATGGCTTGTTGACAATGGCTTTTTTGAAAAAGAAATTCATAGAAAAAAAGAGCAATTCGGCAATATAACACACATTTTTAGCACCTATGAAGCTTATAAAAGTGATTCAGACGAAACGCCTTTTATGCGTGGCATAAACAGTATTCAGCTATTATTTGATGGTACTCGTTGGTGGATTATAAATATTTACTGGACACAAGAAACACCGGAAAACCCTATACCTAATACATATTTACGTAATTAATGTTTTTTGATGATCGTCCAAAAATTAAGCTTACTAAAACCAAACTAGATATATTTTTAGAATATTTAGCTTTTGGACTTCTTGTTGTTTCTACAATTTATGCGATTTATCATTATGGCAATCTTCCAGAGAAAATTCCCATGCATTTTAATCATAAAGGCGAGGTAAACCGTTATGATAATAAAGACTCTATTTGGGTAATAAACCTAATAGGCTTTGCAGTAGTTTATTTTATGTATTACCTCACCAAGTTTCCGCATACCTTTAATTATCCACAAAAAATCACTCCAGAAAACGCAGAGAAATTTTATAGCGACGCTGTTAAAATGATGCGCTATACCAATGCTGCCATGGGATTACTTTTTGCTTTAATAACTTTTGAAATTGTTCAAATTGCATTAAATAACTCTTTAGCTATGTTGCCTGTTGTAACAGGAGTAATTATTACAATAGTTGTTGCAATAACGGTTGTCCCTATTATCTATTTAATAAAAAACTTTAAAAAACATTAGTTTTTATCTTCAAGCATGGGCACGAATCTAAAGTCGCCAAACTCGTGTTTTTCAAAATCCTTTGGGCCTTTTCGTATAAATAAAGTCATGGTTTGCACATCATCGCCAACAGGAATCACCAATCGTCCACCTATTTCTAACTGTGCTAACAAAGGCTTAGGCACAAAAGGCGCTCCAGCAGTAACAATAATACCTTTAAATGGCGCTTCTTCGGGCAAACCCTTATACCCATCACCAAAAGTGAGTTTTTTAGCCCGGTAGCCTATTTTAGGCAAAAATTTACTCGTTTTTTTAAATAATTCGTGCTGTCGCTCAATACTATATACCTTGGCTCCCATCTTGCACAACACGGCAGTTTGATAACCGCTTCCAGTACCAATTTCCAGAATTTTATCTCCAGGTTGAATTTGTAATAATTCTGTTTGAAAAGCTACAGTATATGGCTGCGAAATAGTTTGGTCGGCGGCAATAGGAAATGCTTTATCTAGGTACGCATAATCTAAAAACCCAGAATCCATAAAAAAATGCCTAGGAATATCTCCAATAGCAGCCAAAACGTGTTCATCTGTAATACCTTTGGCTCTTATCGTTTCAACAAGTTTATTTCTAAGTCCTTGATGTTTAAGTGTATCTTTCAAAAGTTAGCTGATTTATAGTGCAAAAATAATCATAAACTAACGAAGTTGAAAGCATAAAATCAGAAACCATTTCATTTGTTTTTCAACTTCTTTTTTCGCCTTAAAAAGCCTATTTTTGTGGAAAACAAACTAATATATGTTAAAAGCCGGAGTATTAGGTGCTGGACACTTAGGAAAAATACACTTACGATTGCTAAATCAATCAGACAAGTATGAATTGGTAGGGTTTTATGATGCCGATGAAAGCAATGCCAAAAAAGTAGCTGAGGAGTTTGGATACACTTATTTTAACACCATCGACGCCTTAATTGATGCAGTAGACATGGTAGATATTGTTACACCAACCTTGTCACATTACGATTGTGCCAAACAAGCTATTGCCAAAGGCAAACATATTTTTATAGAAAAACCTATCACGAATACTGTTGAAGAAGCCGAACATATTCGCGAGCTTTTAGCACAACATGACATCCGTGGACAAGTCGGGCATGTAGAACGGTTCAATCCAGCATTTATGGCTGTGAAAGACAACATCCAAAACCCTATGTTTATCGAAACACACCGTTTGGCAGAATTTAACCCTCGCGGCACAGATGTTCCTGTAGTTTTAGATTTAATGATTCACGATATCGATATTATTTTAAGCGTGGTTAAATCTAAAGTAAAAAGTGTTTCGGCCAGTGGCGTCTCGGTTATTAGTGAAACACCAGACATAGCAAATGCTCGCATAGAATTCGAAAATGGCTGTGTGGCCAATTTAACCGCGAGTAGAATTTCACTAAAAAATATGCGTAAATCCAGATTTTTTCAAAAGGATGCCTACATTTCGGTTGACTTTTTAGAGAAAAAATGCGAGGTAGTAAAAATGAAAGATGCTCCAGAAAATCCAGGCGATTTTGATATGATCCTCCAAAATGCCGAAGGTGTTAAAAAACAAATATATTTCGACAACCCTGAAATATCTAGCAACAATGCCATTTTAGACGAATTAGAAACATTTGCTCACGCTATAAACACCAATACAAAACCAATTGTAACACTTCATGATGGTACCGAGGCATTACGTGTTGCTACTATGATTGTAGATCAACTTTAACACTAAAAATAATCAACATAAAACCATTTACAATAAAATATAATTTTTAATGAAAAATATAGCAGTAATAGGTGCAGGAACTATGGGTAATGGTATTGCTCATACATTTGCACAAAGCGGATTTAATGTACAATTAATAGATATTAGCGAAGAGGCTCTTAACCGAGGTTTAGCAACCATTACCAAGAATTTGGACAGAATGCTCGCCAAGGAAAAAATTTCCGAAACCGATAAAAATGCAACGCTTGGCAACATTACCACATTCACCAATGTTGAAGATGGTGTGAAAGCATCGGATCTTGTTGTAGAAGCAGCCACGGAAAACGTAGATTTAAAGCTAAAAATCTTCAAGCAATTAGATGAGGTTTGTTCAAAAGATACCATTTTGGCCACAAATACGTCTTCTATCTCCATTACACAAATTGCAGCAGTAACTTCGCGCCCAGATCAAGTGATTGGTATGCACTTTATGAACCCGGTACCAATTATGAAATTGGTAGAAATCATTCGTGGTTACAACACAACAGACGACGTTACCAATACCATTATGGAACTCTCAAAAACCTTAGGCAAAGTTCCTGTAGAAGTAAACGATTATCCTGGTTTTGTAGCTAACCGTATTTTAATGCCCATGCTTAACGAGAGCATTGAAACACTTTACAATGGCGTTGCTGGTGTAAAAGAAATTGACACGGTAATGAAATTAGGAATGGCGCACCCAATGGGACCTTTACAACTAGCCGATTTTATTGGATTGGACGTCTGTCTTTCTATTTTAGAAGTCATGTACGAAGGCTTTAAAAACCCAAAATACGCGCCTTGCCCATTATTGGTTAATATGGTAAGAGCCGGAAAATTAGGCGTAAAATCCGGTGAAGGATTCTACGATTATTCCGAAAGTAGAAAAGCTGAAAATGTTTCTAAGCAGTTTGTATAAAAGGTATTGGTAACTAATTGATAGTAGTTAGTTGTTATCTATAATATATCTACTAACTACTATTTACGGCTACTAAGTACCAATTACTGTAAATATGGCAAAAATAAAACCATTTAAAGCGGTTAGACCAACACGAGACAAAGTTAGTCTTGTAGCAGCACGCTCGTATCAAAGTTATACTAAAGACCAACGTGAAGCTAGACTTAGAGACAACCCTTTTTCATTTTTGCATATTGTTAATCCAGGCTACCGGTTTGACAAAGAAGTTTCTGGAAAAGCCAGATATGGCTTAGTAAAAAACAGATATCTAGAATTTAAAGAAGAGCAAATTTTTATTCAAGATAGCTTACCTTCTTATTATGTATATCGCATTGTAAATCGCGACGGCGATGAGTTTAATGGTATTGTAGCTGCGGCTAGTGCCGAAGATTACGAAAACGATGTGATAAAAAAACATGAAGACACCTTAGCCTTTAAAGAAATTGTTTTCAAAGATTACCTGAAAACAGTTGGCTTTAATGCAGAACCTGTGCTCCTTACCTATCCAGATAATCATATTATTGATACTATAATTTCTAAAGTACAACAAGAACGTGCTGAATTTGAATTTACCACAACCTATCGTGATACGCATTATTTATGGCTAGTTAACGATACCAAAATGGTCAATACCATTCAGCAAGAATTTGAAAACATCCCTACTATTTATATTGCCGATGGGCATCATCGTTCGGCATCGTCTTATTTACTTTATAAAGATTTAAAAGGTAGTAACCCTAATCATACAGGAGAAGAAGGCTATAATTTTTTTATGAGTTATTTAATTCCTGAATCGGATTTAAAAATTTACGAGTTTAACCGTTTGGTGAAAGATTTAAACGGTTTAAGCAAAGAAGAGTTTCTTATTAAACTAGACGAATGTTACCGTATAGAAAACCGTGGTAAAAACCCATATAAACCGTCAAAACCTCATCATTTTAGTATGTATTTGGACGGAGAATTTTATTCCTTATACTTAAGAAAATCGCAATACACATTTGAAACATCTTTAGATGCATTAGAT carries:
- the smpB gene encoding SsrA-binding protein SmpB; this encodes MQKQIHIKNRKAKFQYEILDKYTAGIVLRGTEIKSIRNGKASIAESFCEFNEQGELFVINMTIEEYLYGSHYNHKPKAERKLLLNRRELKKLEKEVKNTGLTIIPLSLFINDNGLAKMAIALARGKKLYDKRETIKDRESKRRLNRINKSFN
- a CDS encoding 3-hydroxybutyryl-CoA dehydrogenase translates to MKNIAVIGAGTMGNGIAHTFAQSGFNVQLIDISEEALNRGLATITKNLDRMLAKEKISETDKNATLGNITTFTNVEDGVKASDLVVEAATENVDLKLKIFKQLDEVCSKDTILATNTSSISITQIAAVTSRPDQVIGMHFMNPVPIMKLVEIIRGYNTTDDVTNTIMELSKTLGKVPVEVNDYPGFVANRILMPMLNESIETLYNGVAGVKEIDTVMKLGMAHPMGPLQLADFIGLDVCLSILEVMYEGFKNPKYAPCPLLVNMVRAGKLGVKSGEGFYDYSESRKAENVSKQFV
- a CDS encoding protein-L-isoaspartate(D-aspartate) O-methyltransferase codes for the protein MKDTLKHQGLRNKLVETIRAKGITDEHVLAAIGDIPRHFFMDSGFLDYAYLDKAFPIAADQTISQPYTVAFQTELLQIQPGDKILEIGTGSGYQTAVLCKMGAKVYSIERQHELFKKTSKFLPKIGYRAKKLTFGDGYKGLPEEAPFKGIIVTAGAPFVPKPLLAQLEIGGRLVIPVGDDVQTMTLFIRKGPKDFEKHEFGDFRFVPMLEDKN
- a CDS encoding Gfo/Idh/MocA family oxidoreductase yields the protein MLKAGVLGAGHLGKIHLRLLNQSDKYELVGFYDADESNAKKVAEEFGYTYFNTIDALIDAVDMVDIVTPTLSHYDCAKQAIAKGKHIFIEKPITNTVEEAEHIRELLAQHDIRGQVGHVERFNPAFMAVKDNIQNPMFIETHRLAEFNPRGTDVPVVLDLMIHDIDIILSVVKSKVKSVSASGVSVISETPDIANARIEFENGCVANLTASRISLKNMRKSRFFQKDAYISVDFLEKKCEVVKMKDAPENPGDFDMILQNAEGVKKQIYFDNPEISSNNAILDELETFAHAINTNTKPIVTLHDGTEALRVATMIVDQL
- a CDS encoding DUF1648 domain-containing protein — encoded protein: MFFDDRPKIKLTKTKLDIFLEYLAFGLLVVSTIYAIYHYGNLPEKIPMHFNHKGEVNRYDNKDSIWVINLIGFAVVYFMYYLTKFPHTFNYPQKITPENAEKFYSDAVKMMRYTNAAMGLLFALITFEIVQIALNNSLAMLPVVTGVIITIVVAITVVPIIYLIKNFKKH
- a CDS encoding DUF1015 domain-containing protein; protein product: MAKIKPFKAVRPTRDKVSLVAARSYQSYTKDQREARLRDNPFSFLHIVNPGYRFDKEVSGKARYGLVKNRYLEFKEEQIFIQDSLPSYYVYRIVNRDGDEFNGIVAAASAEDYENDVIKKHEDTLAFKEIVFKDYLKTVGFNAEPVLLTYPDNHIIDTIISKVQQERAEFEFTTTYRDTHYLWLVNDTKMVNTIQQEFENIPTIYIADGHHRSASSYLLYKDLKGSNPNHTGEEGYNFFMSYLIPESDLKIYEFNRLVKDLNGLSKEEFLIKLDECYRIENRGKNPYKPSKPHHFSMYLDGEFYSLYLRKSQYTFETSLDALDAQLLYKTILKPILSIHDLRNDERILYSHGKNDIVKMVNKVDSKTYKVGFGMVPATVEQVKQIATDGLKMPPKSTYVLPKLRSGVTIYEF